The sequence TACCCTGCTGGTCACACAGTCGGAACTGGACGGTCACTTTAGGAAATGCGACCTGAGCTGCCAGCACCTCAATCCCACGACAGCCAGTAGACTGAGCAGCTACTGACGTCCCCACCAGTAAAGATAGGACAACGCTGATAATAACCAATCCTCGTTGCATAATACCTTCCACCCCATGCGTATGCTTAAGAAATCAACTACGCTCATATTTCAATATCACTGCCTCTGGCGCCGAAGGATGACCGAGATAAATTTTGTCACCGTGCTGTATTTCGTAAGGCGTTCCATCAAGCTGATGCCGCTGACCATCCCGCTCGACAAACGTGCCATTCCTACTACCAAGATCGTGGAGATACACTTTGTCATCCCGTACCTCAAACTGAGCATGCCGACGGGAAACATACTCATCGGTAATCAAAATGGTCGCCTCACCAGCTTTGCCAATGACTGCGCCGTGCACAATACCGAATTCCTGACCGAACGATGCCCTGCTTTCTACTACCTGTACCTTGCCATATTTTGAATTGACTCGGGATTTACCCCCACCACTTCCCATTAGTGCTGTAACTCCACTGATCGTTTTCGTAAACCGTTGTGAGATATTGCTAAGAGTTTGCACCACAGTAGGGGGAGCATAACCACCAACAATGATAGCTGCGATCAGGACAACAACGGCCAGTGCAGCGCCAATAATCCCAAGCGTAGCGAGCTGGGACAAATATCCACCAACCTGTAGCCCATCAACCCGACTCATTTGCTGGATATTTGCCGGAACTTGAAAGTTGATCCGTCGTAAAGCATCAGTCAGGTTGATACTAACGTAGAACGATGGACCAACTAGAATGATCGGCAGACTGGCGAAACATAGCCAGAAAAAGATTTTGAACCCCTTTGATCGCCGCAGTGCAAATGCCATTAAGAAGTAGGCCCCTCCTGAGATCACCGTTGCTGGCAAGACTGCGACGGAATACCACCAGATGTTACTAACCTGTGCGTATTGTTCAAAGTAACGCCACAATTCATACTCGCTCATTGGCGTTCTCCTTTTCTACTTACTGTTCAACCCGCTCAACCTGCAAGGGATTCGTATTCGTTTCGACTGTTACTGTACGCTGGCTTGTTCCATTCAGGGCAACCGAACTAAGAAGCTGCATTGGATCAGCGATGTGCGCAACTTGGGTGAGCATCTGCTGACCATACCACAATACTAGACTACGTCCTGGCGGGAATGCAGCGCTAGCTAACGACTTTGGCCACTTAATACCAACACTCTCTACCTCTTTGGGATCAGCTTTTGTCGCATCCGATGGCGGTTTACCTAAGTACAAACTGCATCGAGACGTTTTCAGCGTCTTGATAAGCTGGTTATTCTGCCAGGGCGAAAAATCAGTAGCGGTCATAATGACATGGAAGCCTAACTCATCACCTCGCATTGCAAACGGTGTGAGCAAAGTCAGGTAGTTTACTTCCTGACCAATCATAAGATCAAGATCATTGACTACCAAAATAAGCCGTGGTCGATCTACCTGATAATTGCCTTGACCATCAAGATTACTCAAAAGCTGCAACCGCTGATTGAGTTCATCACGTAAATGCAGACAAAGGCCGGCTACTTGACCCTCGGTGACAGCAACCCCGAGCGACTTCGCATGTTCAGGTGCTTGTAAACCCTTGAGAGCAGTTTGCATCTGTGATGAATTTGGCGGAAATGATATAGGAGGAACATCTCCCTCAAACACCCTCACCGGTTTATCGTATTTGAACGGTACATTGGCAAAGGGTAGGAGCGTCTGACGGCGATAGTCAATCAAGATGAACCTGGTCTCATCAGGGTGTGAGCGCAGCATAATAGCAGTCAGTATCGATTGCAACGCCGTCGACTTACCGCCACCAGACCCGCCTGCAATCAACAAATGTGGAATCTCGTTGCTCAAGTTGAAGGAAATCGGCTTGAGACGCAGACCATCGCGAGCAAACGGCGCGAATGGTGCTTCTACTTCCGTCAGTAATTCTTCGAGGCGAATCTCTGCTGGCAAGAGGCGAAGTGGTTGAGGTAAATTGTTTAGAGAAGAGCGCTGCCACTTGTCAGTAATCACCTCTCTTGCCCGATCAAGGTCTGCTCGGAGATCAGGAGCAAATCCACTCTCACCATTCTTGATCGGTATACTCATTTCTGGTAACACTGGTAATGCAACTTGCAGCTCCACTGGACCTTCACCGGTACGCAAGAAGGCGCGACCTGGTTGTCGAATACGGAAAGCCACGGGCTTCCCAACCAGCATCGTCGATTCGTCATCGCTATTAACCCGCAGTGCGATTTTCGTTTCAAAAAAGGTCTGAAATCGCCCCATATCTTTGAGCAAGCTAGTTGTTGCAACAACACTGATCCCCAACGCACGTCCGCGTCGCATCAGGGCAATAATTGCTTCAATCGTAGACTCTGGTTGCGCATTGCTCAATTCGGCAAAATTGTCAATGACTATTAGAATGCCAGGAGGCGGTGGTAGTGAACGATCAGGCGCACGCTGGTACAGGCGACGATAGTCAGTTAGCGTATCAACCCCGTATTTGCGGAGGAGTGCTGTACGCTCTTCAACAGCAGACTCAAGTTCGAATAGTAAACGTTCAATTCGTTCGCTGTCTTGAGGGATCAACGTATCGGCAATATGAACCAAACGGCCCTGTGGCGTTGCTAACCCACATCCTCGGCCACTACCATCAATGGTGTAAATCCATAGGTCATCTGGTGAATGATGATAAGCGAGCGAAACCATAAGGGTACGGAGGAAGAATGTTTTACCGGAACCTGCCGCGCCAACCACCAAAACATTCCCATGTTGACCTACGAGATCGAGGACAAGAGGCTGTTGCTCAGCCAGAGTCGGGTAGTCGAGTAAACCGACCGGAGCCTGCATCCAAGCATTATCTGCCACTGAGAACACCTTTTGCACCTCTGCCAATGTCAACTGTTCTGGCAGCGGTTCCATCCAAACTTTGTACGTCTCAGCAGCATAACGACGCCGATTGTACACCTGCTCCATAGCGTCAATCAGCAATTTGAATTCCGTTACTTCATCGTGCTGAGCGTGCAATCGAGCGATCATCTCATCGATCACTGCGCTATCTGAACGTTCAAGGTATCGCTGCACCTGCTCACGAATAATCACTTCTGCTTTACCTATATTCGATGGAGTTGGCAATGTACCACGTTCTACCGCTTCTTTGTACTCTTCGATAATCAGAGTGATCAGTCGGTCACTGCTGTTATAGGCTTTGCTACATAATTCCTCGACCCTCCTTCTGAAATCGGCGGCAATATTTTGTACAACGTAACGCCGCCCAGTCTCATCAATAAATCCACCAACGTCACCTTGCTGCTGGGGTTGATAAGGGATTGTTACACGGGCCGACTGAAAAGCTATTACTTCCTTGTTTACACGGAAATAGCCACGTCCTGGAGTTTCAGTAGTCAGATATGCTGCATCAGGAATTTGTACCATCAACTTACTATCATCGGTTGAAGTAACACGCAGTGCAATCCAGTACGTGAGGTTACGCAATAAACCCTCCTTAACCATCGATGGCTGCTGAGTGGCAAAAAGGAGGTGAACGCCGAGGCTCCGACCTTGTTTCGCAACCCGAATCAATTCAGTAACAAAATCGGGATAATCACGCACCATTTCGTCAAACTCGTCAATCGCGATCATCAGATTCGGAATTGGCGGCAGAGCCTTATCTTTCGCCAACCGACGATACTCACGAATATTCGAAGTATTGTAATGCTGCAACTTCCGCTTCCGGCGATCAAGTTCACTGTTGATTGCAATCAGCGCCCGTTCAGCCTGATACCCCTCAAGATCTGTAACAACACCTACCGTGTGTGGAAGTGTTTCCAGGATCTTAAATGTTGCACCGCCCTTGAAGTCGATCAGCATCAAATTGAGCCGATCAGGACTATGATAAACAGCCAGTGACATCAAGAACGTCAACAGGAATTCACTCTTGCCTGAACCAGTGGTGCCTGCGATGATCCCATGTACGCCGTGGTATCCTTCATTGAGGTTAATTTCAAAACGGTCACGGCTCAGTTCAGGACCAGTTACCCCCACTGGAACGGGATGCCAGCTATCCTTCAATGATTTCAGCCGCTCATCCCAATACTCCTTCGGGTTGAACTGCTTCACATCGCCAAGATTAAGCAGAGTAGAGAATCGTACCTGCCGTGGCAATTCACGTCGAGTGGCGATAGTGACATCACTAACGCGAGCAAGAGTTCGCGCCAAACGTACACTATCTTCTAACGAAACTGCGTCCTCCCTAAACGTTTTTCTCCCACCCTTGTTCCCTGTCAGTGCGAGCACTGCTTGGGAAGGCTGTATATCGA comes from Chloroflexus sp. Y-396-1 and encodes:
- a CDS encoding FHA domain-containing protein, which gives rise to MSEYELWRYFEQYAQVSNIWWYSVAVLPATVISGGAYFLMAFALRRSKGFKIFFWLCFASLPIILVGPSFYVSINLTDALRRINFQVPANIQQMSRVDGLQVGGYLSQLATLGIIGAALAVVVLIAAIIVGGYAPPTVVQTLSNISQRFTKTISGVTALMGSGGGKSRVNSKYGKVQVVESRASFGQEFGIVHGAVIGKAGEATILITDEYVSRRHAQFEVRDDKVYLHDLGSRNGTFVERDGQRHQLDGTPYEIQHGDKIYLGHPSAPEAVILKYERS
- a CDS encoding FtsK/SpoIIIE domain-containing protein; protein product: MMSVEEVENFNRPPRILRQLPAEEIEIPNPPNRSSFASLPSLAYVILPAATGIFYLIALIARGDQGGNIWLSLPIVVISFISVGIGIWNYRKQLREQEKAKRDYENTYNEVLNKIRTRLKYLTDEQRRVMAENDPAPMKLLEIATGDGVLPQSRLWERRPDDDDFLLLRIGIGAVPPAFKIKPPRVDLLQFSPELKQALELVKEFSEVRDVPITLPLRECGSLGIAGSDEKVVAFTRSLIWQIAVHHSPNEVRLAMFWSSVFDRHWSWLRYLPHTRAFEDVSYRLLARYDVNQSHFEQIVGVLKNELRQRIEHGVKGRPQVVIILDSYPKFKSQCDTFLELLTKGRELGFSFFFLVQQSRQTPDACGGYIDIQPSQAVLALTGNKGGRKTFREDAVSLEDSVRLARTLARVSDVTIATRRELPRQVRFSTLLNLGDVKQFNPKEYWDERLKSLKDSWHPVPVGVTGPELSRDRFEINLNEGYHGVHGIIAGTTGSGKSEFLLTFLMSLAVYHSPDRLNLMLIDFKGGATFKILETLPHTVGVVTDLEGYQAERALIAINSELDRRKRKLQHYNTSNIREYRRLAKDKALPPIPNLMIAIDEFDEMVRDYPDFVTELIRVAKQGRSLGVHLLFATQQPSMVKEGLLRNLTYWIALRVTSTDDSKLMVQIPDAAYLTTETPGRGYFRVNKEVIAFQSARVTIPYQPQQQGDVGGFIDETGRRYVVQNIAADFRRRVEELCSKAYNSSDRLITLIIEEYKEAVERGTLPTPSNIGKAEVIIREQVQRYLERSDSAVIDEMIARLHAQHDEVTEFKLLIDAMEQVYNRRRYAAETYKVWMEPLPEQLTLAEVQKVFSVADNAWMQAPVGLLDYPTLAEQQPLVLDLVGQHGNVLVVGAAGSGKTFFLRTLMVSLAYHHSPDDLWIYTIDGSGRGCGLATPQGRLVHIADTLIPQDSERIERLLFELESAVEERTALLRKYGVDTLTDYRRLYQRAPDRSLPPPPGILIVIDNFAELSNAQPESTIEAIIALMRRGRALGISVVATTSLLKDMGRFQTFFETKIALRVNSDDESTMLVGKPVAFRIRQPGRAFLRTGEGPVELQVALPVLPEMSIPIKNGESGFAPDLRADLDRAREVITDKWQRSSLNNLPQPLRLLPAEIRLEELLTEVEAPFAPFARDGLRLKPISFNLSNEIPHLLIAGGSGGGKSTALQSILTAIMLRSHPDETRFILIDYRRQTLLPFANVPFKYDKPVRVFEGDVPPISFPPNSSQMQTALKGLQAPEHAKSLGVAVTEGQVAGLCLHLRDELNQRLQLLSNLDGQGNYQVDRPRLILVVNDLDLMIGQEVNYLTLLTPFAMRGDELGFHVIMTATDFSPWQNNQLIKTLKTSRCSLYLGKPPSDATKADPKEVESVGIKWPKSLASAAFPPGRSLVLWYGQQMLTQVAHIADPMQLLSSVALNGTSQRTVTVETNTNPLQVERVEQ